A single Verrucomicrobiaceae bacterium DNA region contains:
- a CDS encoding glycosyltransferase family 9 protein: MQPPSTTPRVLVIRGGAIGDFILTLPVLRLLKDSIPLCHLEVMGYLSIATLAQAAGLADTVRSLDHRTMAALFAKSAAIDEALAEHLRSFNLIVSYLFDPDGHFRASMERIGVKTLIESPHRVQNDGTHASRQLARSLEKLAFFLEEEHLLKTHFPRRNVEKGRIAIHIGSGSETKNWPLDRWMALADKMGDAEVIFITGEAEEERGMRITDRPNWHALPLSELASRLSTCAAFFGHDSGISHLAAACGVPSLLLFGPTDPAVWAPPQPHVTILREESGDLKALEIERVFFAARQVVAAAERAMQPHDHV, encoded by the coding sequence ATGCAGCCTCCATCTACCACGCCCCGCGTTCTCGTCATTCGTGGCGGAGCTATCGGCGACTTTATCCTCACACTGCCCGTGCTGCGGCTGCTGAAGGACAGTATCCCCCTCTGCCACCTGGAGGTGATGGGCTACCTGAGCATCGCCACGCTCGCACAGGCGGCAGGACTCGCTGACACCGTTCGCAGCCTAGATCACCGCACCATGGCCGCGCTGTTCGCGAAGAGTGCCGCCATCGACGAGGCACTAGCCGAGCACCTGCGTAGCTTTAACCTCATCGTCAGCTATCTCTTTGATCCAGATGGCCATTTCCGCGCCAGCATGGAGCGAATCGGCGTCAAGACGCTGATCGAGAGCCCGCACCGCGTGCAGAATGACGGCACGCACGCCTCGCGGCAATTGGCACGGTCTTTGGAAAAACTGGCCTTTTTCCTGGAGGAAGAGCATTTGCTCAAAACGCACTTTCCGCGTCGAAACGTCGAAAAAGGCCGAATCGCCATCCACATCGGTAGTGGCTCCGAAACGAAAAATTGGCCGCTCGATCGCTGGATGGCCCTGGCGGACAAAATGGGCGATGCGGAGGTGATTTTCATCACCGGAGAGGCCGAGGAGGAGCGCGGCATGCGGATCACGGATCGGCCAAATTGGCATGCACTGCCGCTGAGTGAGCTCGCGAGTCGCCTGAGCACCTGCGCGGCCTTTTTCGGTCATGATAGCGGCATTTCGCACCTCGCAGCAGCTTGTGGCGTGCCATCGCTGCTGCTTTTTGGCCCGACCGATCCTGCCGTATGGGCTCCCCCGCAGCCTCACGTCACCATTTTGCGAGAGGAGAGCGGTGACCTGAAAGCGTTAGAAATCGAACGGGTGTTTTTCGCCGCACGGCAAGTTGTCGCAGCGGCGGAACGTGCTATGCAGCCTCACGATCATGTCTGA
- a CDS encoding c-type cytochrome, translated as MKTSLPSLLTALLAASTATAQLPTGADIGFSPGSVAGSAHITITDPGDHVWRLQYSTDLINWTNLETLKVHNGHLTRAYTPAAGTTRLFYRTEYNATLQSSLSSTTSTALVLPTTPYDYDNTVLPPAFAVNPILGQDNMPVTNVTTDAGAKLGRILFYDKRLSLNHTVSCSSCHQQQHGFSDPRRFSVGFEGGLTGRNSMGLSNARWYQRRSFFWDERSATLEEQVLQPIQNAVEMGMTLPALEARLGAEPFYTDLFNQVFGSPGVTSDRISRALAQFVRSIISVQSKYDAARAANFAISANWTTQEEQGRQLFNAPGNCSACHGTDNFVPGPNIFNNGLEFPYVDLGRGAITGVATDNGKFKVPSLRNIELTAPYMHDGRFATLEQVVDFYSNQVVDNPNLSPPLRLPPPGGVRRPHFTAAQKASLVAFMKSLSDSAIATNPKFSDPFNYGD; from the coding sequence ATGAAAACCTCCCTTCCCTCCCTCCTTACAGCACTACTGGCAGCTAGCACAGCCACCGCCCAGCTCCCCACCGGCGCGGACATCGGATTCAGCCCAGGCTCCGTGGCTGGCTCGGCACACATCACCATCACAGACCCCGGCGACCACGTCTGGCGACTGCAATACTCCACCGATCTGATCAACTGGACGAATCTGGAGACGCTGAAGGTGCACAATGGCCATCTCACCCGTGCCTACACACCAGCGGCTGGCACGACGCGTCTTTTCTACCGCACGGAATACAATGCCACGCTGCAATCGAGCCTCTCCAGCACCACCTCCACCGCGCTGGTGCTCCCCACCACGCCGTATGACTATGATAATACCGTGCTGCCGCCGGCCTTTGCGGTGAATCCCATCCTCGGGCAGGATAACATGCCAGTGACCAACGTGACCACGGACGCAGGTGCCAAGCTGGGCCGCATTCTCTTTTACGACAAGCGCCTCTCGCTCAATCACACGGTGTCCTGCTCCTCCTGTCACCAGCAGCAGCATGGCTTCTCCGACCCACGCCGATTCAGTGTCGGCTTTGAGGGCGGACTCACCGGTCGCAACAGCATGGGCCTGAGCAATGCACGCTGGTATCAGCGCCGCAGCTTCTTTTGGGATGAGCGCTCTGCCACGCTGGAGGAGCAGGTGCTCCAGCCCATCCAGAATGCGGTGGAGATGGGCATGACGCTCCCCGCTCTGGAGGCACGCCTCGGCGCAGAGCCTTTCTATACAGATCTCTTCAATCAGGTGTTTGGCAGCCCAGGTGTCACCTCCGACCGCATTAGCCGTGCGCTGGCGCAGTTCGTCCGCTCCATCATCTCCGTGCAGTCGAAGTATGATGCCGCACGGGCTGCAAACTTCGCGATCAGTGCGAATTGGACCACGCAGGAGGAGCAGGGCCGCCAGCTCTTCAATGCCCCCGGCAACTGCAGTGCCTGCCACGGCACGGATAACTTCGTGCCCGGACCGAACATCTTTAATAACGGCCTGGAGTTCCCCTACGTCGATCTCGGGCGTGGTGCGATCACGGGAGTCGCCACTGATAATGGGAAGTTCAAAGTGCCCTCTCTGCGGAACATCGAGCTGACTGCGCCCTACATGCACGATGGCCGCTTTGCCACGCTGGAGCAGGTGGTGGACTTTTATAGCAACCAAGTGGTCGATAATCCGAATCTCTCCCCTCCCCTGCGCCTGCCACCTCCTGGCGGCGTGCGTCGCCCGCACTTCACCGCTGCGCAGAAAGCCTCACTCGTGGCCTTCATGAAGTCACTCTCTGATTCCGCTATCGCGACGAATCCGAAATTCAGTGATCCATTCAATTACGGGGACTGA
- a CDS encoding alpha/beta hydrolase, whose product MKRLDVVIYQPPGASQAVKRRCVLSLHTGGWDSGDPGEFRRANSALVARCDVVLLSFGYRLAPEHPWPAQIDDVRRAVAWTRENAATLGIDAEDLILLGRSAGAQIATACAYGCQELSVKGCIAVYGPSDMFFARKWSYPNDILKSLKLVLQYMGGEPEAVPQNYHSASATQHLREDNPRTLLIHGSSDCLVWVEHSARMHRMIADPARCDFLELPWGDHGCDFFPHSPGGQLTLSEMAHFLQS is encoded by the coding sequence ATGAAGAGGCTCGATGTGGTGATTTATCAGCCTCCAGGGGCCTCGCAGGCCGTGAAAAGGCGCTGCGTGCTCTCTTTGCACACGGGTGGCTGGGACAGCGGCGATCCCGGAGAATTCCGCCGTGCCAACAGTGCCCTCGTCGCACGCTGCGATGTCGTTTTGCTCTCCTTCGGCTACCGACTCGCCCCTGAGCATCCGTGGCCCGCACAAATCGACGATGTGCGCCGCGCCGTCGCCTGGACGCGGGAAAATGCCGCCACGCTCGGCATCGACGCGGAGGATTTGATCCTACTCGGTCGCAGCGCTGGGGCACAGATCGCCACCGCCTGTGCCTACGGCTGCCAGGAACTGAGCGTGAAGGGCTGCATCGCCGTGTATGGCCCATCAGATATGTTTTTCGCCCGGAAGTGGAGCTACCCGAATGACATCCTGAAGTCGCTGAAGCTCGTCCTTCAATACATGGGCGGTGAACCCGAGGCCGTGCCGCAGAACTATCACAGCGCCTCCGCCACCCAGCATCTCCGTGAAGACAATCCGCGCACGCTACTCATCCACGGCAGCTCCGACTGCCTGGTGTGGGTGGAGCACAGCGCCCGCATGCACCGCATGATCGCCGATCCCGCCCGCTGCGACTTCCTGGAGCTACCCTGGGGCGATCACGGCTGTGACTTCTTCCCCCACAGCCCCGGCGGCCAGCTCACCCTCTCGGAGATGGCGCACTTTTTGCAGAGCTGA
- a CDS encoding DUF502 domain-containing protein, whose product MTTEPPTPPPTIDAMPKGWVVWVRNKFIAGLAMAVPLIVTFWILQFVYNLLHGWSEGLLGYVAEMLKEIAGREVIRLDDPLVRRVTDFVGFMIPLVVIVALGIMATNVIGARIVNATDKLLLRVPFIAVIYKTLKQVIDSFRSFGARQNLKRVVYIDYPIPGTRMLGFATGQFCDPQSGKAMTSVLVPTLTQSHDRAATGGGLR is encoded by the coding sequence ATGACGACTGAGCCACCCACTCCACCTCCGACGATCGATGCCATGCCCAAGGGCTGGGTCGTGTGGGTGCGAAACAAATTCATCGCGGGCCTCGCGATGGCGGTGCCGCTGATCGTGACCTTTTGGATCCTGCAGTTCGTGTACAATCTCCTCCACGGCTGGAGTGAGGGCCTGCTGGGCTATGTGGCCGAGATGCTGAAGGAAATCGCCGGGCGTGAGGTGATCCGGCTGGATGATCCGCTGGTGCGGCGTGTCACGGACTTCGTCGGCTTCATGATCCCGCTGGTGGTCATCGTGGCGCTGGGGATCATGGCCACGAACGTCATCGGTGCCCGCATCGTCAATGCCACGGACAAGCTGCTGCTGCGTGTGCCTTTCATCGCTGTGATCTATAAGACGCTGAAGCAGGTCATCGACAGCTTCCGCAGTTTTGGAGCACGGCAGAATCTGAAGCGTGTCGTCTATATCGACTATCCCATCCCCGGCACACGCATGCTCGGCTTTGCCACGGGCCAATTCTGCGATCCACAGAGTGGCAAGGCCATGACCAGCGTGCTGGTGCCCACCCTCACCCAGTCCCATGACCGCGCTGCTACTGGTGGTGGACTCCGATAA
- a CDS encoding SMP-30/gluconolactonase/LRE family protein gives MTTDRRSFLTSLAAATATSALARDWSGQTPERYPDPDVIALDPSFEKLVQGNAPIRRHHTGMLWAEGPAWNGTGNYLVFSDIPNNAQMRYLPEDGHVSVMRNNANNSNGNTFDLHGRQISFEHGTRRVVRYELDGKVTVLAEKFDGKPFNAPNDGAVHPDGSVWFTDPGYGSMMDYEGNKGELHLKESVYRIDPSGEITKITEDLEKPNGLCFSPDYKKVYIVDTGSPKNIRVYDVDGKTVKNGKVFATNKGQLADPKSKGNSDGIRCDVEGNLWASAGWIGDGFDGVHVFNPDGKLIGFIKLPETASNVCFGGQKRNRLFITASQSLYSLYVNTRGAHFC, from the coding sequence ATGACCACTGACCGCCGTTCCTTTCTGACTTCCCTCGCCGCAGCCACCGCTACCTCCGCTCTCGCCCGCGACTGGTCGGGCCAGACGCCCGAGCGCTACCCGGACCCGGATGTCATCGCGCTCGATCCGTCTTTTGAAAAACTCGTGCAGGGCAATGCCCCCATCCGCCGCCACCACACCGGCATGCTGTGGGCTGAAGGCCCCGCCTGGAACGGCACGGGCAACTACCTCGTCTTCAGCGACATCCCCAACAATGCCCAGATGCGCTACCTGCCCGAGGACGGCCACGTCAGCGTCATGCGCAACAACGCCAACAACAGCAACGGCAACACCTTTGACCTCCACGGTCGCCAGATCAGCTTCGAGCACGGCACACGCCGCGTCGTCCGCTACGAGCTGGATGGCAAAGTCACCGTGCTGGCCGAAAAGTTCGATGGCAAGCCCTTCAACGCCCCGAATGATGGCGCGGTGCACCCGGATGGCTCCGTCTGGTTCACCGATCCCGGCTACGGCAGCATGATGGACTACGAGGGCAACAAAGGTGAGCTCCACCTCAAAGAATCCGTCTATCGCATCGACCCCAGCGGCGAGATCACCAAGATCACCGAAGACCTGGAAAAGCCGAATGGCCTCTGCTTCTCACCCGACTACAAGAAAGTATACATCGTCGATACCGGCAGCCCGAAAAACATCCGCGTCTATGACGTGGACGGCAAGACAGTGAAAAACGGCAAGGTTTTCGCCACGAACAAAGGCCAGCTCGCCGACCCCAAATCGAAAGGCAACTCCGACGGCATCCGCTGCGATGTCGAAGGCAATCTCTGGGCCAGCGCTGGCTGGATCGGCGATGGTTTTGACGGCGTCCACGTCTTCAACCCCGATGGCAAACTCATCGGCTTCATCAAACTCCCAGAAACTGCCAGCAACGTCTGCTTTGGCGGCCAGAAGCGGAATCGGCTCTTCATCACCGCCTCCCAGAGCCTCTACTCGCTCTATGTGAATACACGCGGAGCGCATTTTTGCTGA